From Anopheles arabiensis isolate DONGOLA chromosome 3, AaraD3, whole genome shotgun sequence, a single genomic window includes:
- the LOC120899726 gene encoding stromal membrane-associated protein 1 translates to MSRKNETERQKQIQEKCQMLLTKMLRDDDNKYCVDCDAKGPRWASWNLGVFLCIRCAGIHRNLGVHISRVKSVNLDSWTPEQVVSLEQMGNSRARAVYEAMIPDGFRRPQTDSALESFIRAKYEHKKYLAREWVPPPAPKVDWDREIDEEIERQKRKKKASSSGGAGGSIGSVGGSLSLSSPADRKAHSAGGGASSAASPSSVGSAVPKLKAPASSMKPSSRNSGGGAGGSLNSSASSSDAASSQSAVQNTSAGTDLLGLSLGEGSLTPNHSSASNKPANGLSTTGGSSSNGVDLLERKNTDSDDLAKVEADFFNQAGSAGAGTGGLDASGKLTKDKIMALYGSAPSSGPTPLGSGFGGPAAGGFGGFQQAGSTFPPANGPGMMPANAFGAFQTFPTGAGPQPPPGQYAMMGAGVPPQMVFHSNNGAMGGAPGGMMAQQGAMFNAQQVGVPPMVPAYGAMAGQYGAASGFPPMMGMQPPQPGQVMGPGGGGVAAFANFPKAVPPQQQQQQQQQAQDKLSNQFGTMNLRDVWQ, encoded by the exons ATGAGCAGGAAAAATGAGACGGAGCGGCAGAAGCAGATACAGGAAAAGTGTCAGATGCTGCTGACGAAGATGCTGCGGGACGACGACAACAAGTACTGCGTGGACTGCGACGCGAAGGGACCGCGCTGGGCGTCCTGGAATTTGGGCGTGTTTCTGTGCATCCGCTGTGCCGGCATCCACCGCAATCTGGGCGTCCACATTAGCCGGGTGAAGTCGGTCAACCTGGACAGCTGGACACCGGAGCAGGTG GTTTCCCTGGAGCAGATGGGCAACTCCCGTGCCCGGGCCGTGTACGAAGCAATGATACCGGACGGGTTCCGGCGTCCGCAGACCGATTCCGCACTCGAGAGCTTCATCCGGGCCAAGTACGAGCACAAGAAGTATCTTGCCCGGGAGTGGGTCCCACCGCCCGCCCCGAAAGTTGACTGGGACCGGGAGATCGACGAGGAGATCGAGCGGCAAAAGCGCAAGAAAAAAGCTTCCTCCTCGGGTGGGGCCGGCGGCAGCATCGGCTCGGTCGGTGGATCGCTCTCCCTTTCATCGCCCGCGGACCGGAAAGCCCATTCAGCGGGTGGTGGTGCATCCAGTGCCGCATCACCTTCGTCGGTCGGATCGGCTGTGCCAAAGCTGAAAGCCCCTGCCAGCAGTATGAAACCGTCCAGCCGGAATTCgggtggtggtgccggtggtTCGCTGAACAGCTCTGCTTCCTCGTCGGACGCGGCCAGTAGCCAATCGGCGGTGCAAAACACGAGCGCTGGGACGGATCTGCTCGGCCTGTCGCTTGGCGAGGGCAGTTTGACGCCGAATCACAGCAGCGCTAGCAACAAACCCGCCAACGGATTGTCGACaaccggcggcagcagcagcaatggggTGGATTTGCTCGAGCGGAAAAACACCGACTCGGACGATCTGGCGAAGGTGGAGGCGGACTTTTTCAATCAAGCCGGcagtgctggtgctggtacgGGCGGGCTGGACGCAAGCGGCAAACTGACGAAGGACAAAATTATGGCCCTTTACGGATCGGCCCCGAGCAGTGGACCGACGCCGCTCGGCAGTGGGTTCGGTGGACCGGCGGCGGGTGGTTTCGGTGGATTCCAGCAGGCCGGCAGCACGTTCCCGCCCGCCAACGGGCCCGGTATGATGCCGGCGAACGCGTTCGGTGCGTTCCAAACGTTTCCGACCGGTGCCGGACCACAACCGCCGCCCGGACAGTACGCGATGATGGGTGCGGGCGTACCGCCGCAGATGGTGTTCCACAGCAACAATGGTGCGATGGGTGGTGCTCCCGGCGGCATGATGGCACAGCAGGGCGCGATGTTTAACGCACAGCAGGTTGGCGTTCCGCCGATGGTTCCCGCGTACGGTGCGATGGCGGGCCAGTACGGTGCTGCCAGTGGTTTCCCGCCCATGATGGGTATGCAGCCCCCCCAGCCAGGGCAGGTAATGGGCCCGGGAGGAGGCGGAGTGGCTGCGTTTGCTAACTTTCCTAAAGCCGTCcctccgcagcagcagcagcagcaacagcagcaagcgcaAGACAAGCTAAGCAATCAGTTCGGCACGATGAATCTGCGGGACGTGTGGCAATAA
- the LOC120899725 gene encoding 7SK snRNA methylphosphate capping enzyme bin3, with product MEGPSVAAAEDDSTADASGGGGGGGGGGGGNGRTEETRRCNAHRAARPPNSMIEPSGGGGAGKGRGGGGGGGGGGGGGNHNRKNNPQQQRHLQQQQQQLQQQQHGGGKKQKKQQKWKANKYRGRGPGGKDCPARGGRKDKSAVGSQAIGKMEEGNAANGIGGEDLGAAGLNVGETHPAEPGCFHQVHQQGLAHSSQLASSSSSGSAQQQQQQQQQQQQQQSTGSQTSSGATGQQQGGAGSNMMMSSAMPPQKNKHPKQQNLTPMEVRNKRLQSVSKFFLPDKRPRKECIVPPTKFLLGGNISDPLNLNSLQNESENAVTPKSSPIPTPPHYKAKIEVIIPPNINDPLHLLDPVDSVEYEMQLCSPMKRKQRPRNKRKRKSRTTTERNDGLLSIEQLPPPPLGGEELVGTSSGAASGGGAGGGVAADAEEATTAEEASFTGIGQKLADAAAGEQRFSLPVPDADTGSAHFHLAHFGGQPSTSGAGTVAASSSSVQQGHVHHVSGAAVMERPGSSAGGLLTEQERERDRVMRNLKLDLESAGGRKRRTSESTNSTKNKLRRMDSMDKIVSPVIPQPGGWKRAHWPANAGGSGAAGSAGRNRTRTFSTTSVTDEQHGEDGTIATGADRSTEGQAQEKAHKTERTDGLEDHTKQAGDEGGAVKEEGRSNEANVVGTSAGKMGSGIGSIERPLSLTQGTSQGTVPPSQSSLAATSRYHFGNYDRYYGYHSLNEFIDVRLKVFMRNAYLFRDKDVLDIGCNVGLMTIAIAKSLHTKSAIGIDVDGKLIAKARKNLAKYVRVPRTVVPGAGRRGHRESSTVVSATVTKMEVSEELAASKETLPLQSDPAPTAVSAPQPSTSQEGGGATEPSAATPVAVPTPPASVAETEDNVSVAPVEETVTQTVTPAAASNEDAEKAPSEPPANAVPAETSNRVVARHKRRRKRFGQKGGRHGQHHNSQHHQQHQQHHLRRNKPEQSQYFPISFPVTMGNFSGKEHQMDIGRPENKFPNNVRFKTMNYVLKDEQMINFDTQQYDLILCLSVTKWIHLNYGDVGLKTAFKRMFNHLRPGGKLILEAQNWASYKKKKKLTETIFENYQKIEFFPKYFHDYLLSPEVGFSHSFPLGIPRHLSKGFRRPIQLYIKGDFTPSQAKWSDTYHPGTPYENHRGIYTDIVTASQSAAGCIWGAMTPYAPSYSYRQPPTPSHGGGSGGGSGGFASTSPYYNPRQTDSYLPSYDIANTHRPGSYCFASPIYSTTWSPPSDMLATSGGGGGSYRRSASNTPNSASIRSVDNDDHYYVSTASGGSSQRRHHVYPPIEVFAPLHGYDAMRPSSYRSGNGGGGGGGGGGAITDSDSELSSHSASQTPTRQQQLAGSFLTDDQSNSPSGHSQPDK from the exons ATGGAAGGACCCTCGGTAGCGGCTGCAGAAGACGATTCGACGGCAGATGCCagcggaggtggtggtggtggtggtggtggaggtggaggcAATGGCCGAACAGAAGAGACACGCCGGTGCAATGCGCACCGGGCAGCGCGACCACCGAACTCAATGATTGAACCGAGTGGCGGAGGTGGTGCCGGCAAGGGAAGAGGTGGAGggggcggaggaggaggaggtggcggTGGAGGTAACCATAATCGGAAAAACAATCCTCAACAGCAGCGCcatctccagcagcagcagcaacagttgcagcagcagcagcatggtggaggcaagaaacagaaaaagcaacagaaatggaaagcgaacaagtaccgtggcCGTGGGCCGGGTGGCAAGGACTGTCCAGCAAGAGGTGGAAGAAAGGACAAATCGGCTGTTGGATCACAAGCGATCGGAAAGATGGAGGAGGGCAACGCAGCGAACGGTATCGGGGGAGAGGATTTGGGTGCGGCGGGGCTCAACGTGGGAGAAACGCATCCCGCGGAACCGGGCTGCTTCCATCAGGTGCACCAGCAGGGACTGGCCCATTCCTCCCAGCTCGCTTCATCCTCATCATCCGGCagcgcacaacaacaacaacagcagcaacagcagcagcaacaacaacaatcgacCGGATCGCAGACATCATCGGGCGCAACGGGCCAGCAACAGGGGGGCGCCGGGTCAAACATGATGATGTCGTCCGCCATGCCCCCGCAAAAGAACAAACACCCGAAGCAGCAGAACCTCACGCCGATGGAGGTGCGCAACAAGCGGCTCCAGTCGGTGTCGAAGTTCTTCCTGCCGGACAAGCGGCCGCGCAAGGAGTGTATCGTGCCGCCGACCAAGTTCCTGCTCGGCGGCAACATTTCCGACCCGCTCAACCTGAACAGCCTGCAGAACGAGTCGGAGAACGCGGTCACGCCGAAGTCGTCGCCGATACCGACGCCGCCCCACTACAAGGCAAAGATCGAGGTGATCATACCGCCGAACATCAACGATCCGCTGCATCTGCTCGATCCGGTCGACTCGGTCGAGTACGAGATGCAGCTCTGCTCGCCGATGAAGCGCAAGCAGCGGCCGCGCAACAAGCGCAAGCGCAAATcgcgcaccaccaccgagcGGAACGACGGGTTGCTGTCGATCGAgcagctgccgccgccgccgctcggTGGCGAGGAGCTGGTGGGCACCAGCAGTGGAGCagccagtggtggtggtgcgggagGAGGAGTTGCTGCCGATGCAGAAGAGGCAACGACGGCGGAGGAAGCATCCTTTACCGGGATCGGGCAGAAACTGGCCGATGCAGCAGCGGGGGAGCAGCGTTTCTCGCTCCCAGTGCCGGATGCGGATACGGGCAGCGCCCACTTTCACCTGGCACACTTTGGCGGGCAACCGTCAACCAGTGGAGCAGGCACGGTGgcggcgtcgtcgtcgtccgtaCAGCAAGGACACGTGCACCACGTGTCCGGTGCAGCTGTCATGGAACGGCCCGGCTCCTCCGCCGGCGGTCTGCTGACCGAGCAGGAGCGCGAACGGGACAGGGTGATGCGCAACCTGAAGCTCGATCTCGAAAGTGCCGGCGGCCGGAAGCGCCGCACGAGCGAGAGTACAAACAGCACCAAGAACAAGCTGCGCCGGATGGACTCGATGGACAAGATCGTCAGTCCGGTCATCCCGCAGCCGGGCGGCTGGAAGCGTGCCCACTGGCCGGCCAATGCGGGTGGGAGTGGGGCGGCCGGCAGTGCTGGGCGGAATCGCACCCGAACCTTTTCCACCACGTCTGTCACGGACGAACAGCATGGGGAGGATGGGACGATTGCGACCGGCGCAGACCGGAGTACGGAAGGGCAGGCACAAGAGAAGGCGCACAAAACCGAACGAACGGACGGGTTGGAGGATCATACGAAGCAAGCGGGTGATGAGGGTGGTGCCGTTAAGGAGGAAGGACGATCGAATGAAGCGAATGTGGTGGGTACGTCCGCCGGAAAGATGGGTAGTGGCATCGGGTCGATTGAACGACCGTTAAGCTTGACGCAAGGGACGTCCCAGGGCACAGTTCCACCGTCACAGAGCTCACTGGCTGCCACTAGCCGGTATCACTTCGGGAACTACGATCGTTACTACGGCTACCACAGCCTGAACGAGTTCATCGACGTGCGGCTAAAGGTGTTCATGCGCAATGCGTACCTCTTCCGGGACAAGGACGTGCTGGACATTGGGTGCAACGTGGGCCTGATGACGATCGCGATCGCCAAATCGCTGCACACCAAGTCGGCCATCGGCATCGACGTGGACGGCAAGCTGATAGCGAAGGCGCGCAAAAACCTGGCCAAGTACGTGCGGGTGCCACGCACGGTTGTGCCCGGGGCGGGCAGACGGGGCCACCGGGAATCGTCGACGGTCGTTTCGGCCACCGTCACCAAGATGGAGGTAAGCGAGGAGTTGGCTGCCAGTAAGGAGACGCTCCCGTTGCAGAGCGATCCGGCTCCAACTGCTGTAAGTGCACCACAGCCATCGACTAGTCAAGAAGGCGGAGGAGCCACGGAACCATCCGCTGCTACTCCTGTCGCTGTTCCGACACCACCAGCGAGCGTTGCCGAGACGGAAGATAACGTTTCAGTGGCACCGGTAGAAGAAACTGTCACGCAAACGGTCACCCCAGCAGCGGCAAGCAATGAAGATGCTGAAAAAGCACCATCTGAACCACCAGCGAATGCCGTGCCAGCCGAAACCAGCAATCGTGTTGTGGCACGACATAAACGACGCCGAAAACGGTTCGGCCAGAAGGGGGGACGCCATGGGCAGCATCACAACAgtcagcaccaccagcagcatcagcagcaccatctGCGACGGAACAAGCCGGAACAGTCGCAGTACTTCCCGATCTCGTTCCCCGTCACGATGGGCAACTTCAGTGGGAAGGAGCACCAGATGGATATTGGTCGGCCGGAAAACAAGTTCCCGAATAATGTGAGGTTTAAAACG ATGAATTACGTCCTCAAggatgaacaaatgatcaacTTCGACACGCAACAGTACGATCTGATCCTGTGCCTTTCGGTGACCAAGTGGATCCATCTGAACTACGGCGATGTCGGGCTGAAGACGGCGTTCAAGCGCATGTTCAACCATCTGCGGCCGGGCGGGAAACTGATCCTGGAGGCACAGAACTGGGCGAGctataagaagaagaagaagcttacG gaaaccatttttgaaaattatcaGAAAATTGAATTCTTCCCGAAATACTTTCACGACTACCTGCTCAGCCCGGAGGTGGGCTTCAGTCACAGCTTTCCGCTTGGCATACCGCGCCATCTGAGTAAGGGATTCCGGCGACCTATCCAG CTTTATATTAAGGGCGATTTTACACCGTCGCAGGCGAAATGGAGCGACACGTACCACCCAGGCACACCGTACGAGAACCATCGCGGTATCTACACGGACATTGTCACCGCGTCGCAGTCGGCCGCCGGCTGCATCTGGGGTGCGATGACACCGTACGCACCGAGCTACAGCTACCGGCAGCCGCCGACCCCCTCGCAcggcggcggcagtggcggtggAAGTGGCGGCTTTGCCTCAACCTCACCGTACTACAACCCGCGGCAGACGGACAGCTACCTGCCGAGCTACGACATCGCCAATACGCACCGGCCCGGTAGCTACTGTTTTGCGTCGCCCATCTATTCGACCACGTGGTCGCCACCGTCGGACATGCTGGCGACGAGCGGGGGCGGCGGTGGATCGTACCGGCGGTCGGCCTCGAACACACCCAACTCGGCCAGCATCCGAAGCGTGGACAACGATGACCACTACTACGTGAGTACGGCCAGTGGTGGCAGTAGCCAGCGGCGGCACCACGTTTACCCGCCGATCGAAGTGTTTGCGCCACTGCACGGCTACGATGCGATGCGTCCGAGCAGCTATCGGAGTGgaaacggcggcggcggtggtggtggtggtggtggggcaataaccgattccgattcggaACTGTCGTCCCACTCGGCGTCCCAGACACCgacccggcagcagcagttggcCGGCAGCTTCCTGACGGACGACCAATCCAACTCACCCAGCGGACACTCCCAGCCAGACAAGTAG
- the LOC120899727 gene encoding nuclear inhibitor of protein phosphatase 1 yields MSNHYDIPSWAGKPPTGLHLDVMKEDKLVQKLMIDEKRCYLFGRNPQMNDFCIDHASCSRVHAAFVYHKHLHIAYLVDLGSTHGTFIGSVRLEANKPTQLQINSQFSFGASTRHYILRERPTVGSRTNIMEDIPMMDISDGTFLGLPESQTELDNLTEYNTAHNRRISMLGIADDGGSVGGAGGAGGPGSTGGSSYKKNKRNKRKGVAFNEDEIIINPEDIDPSIGRFRNLIQSTVVPVSAKRAKMEVQNNMGIVTSPSTSGMKAGGFHLHSHHHALTGGGHGQAQGSAPPSLYHGIDPVDGGGGGAGSSGAGASSSSDGRGFGSFDMDTTPSGLSTKLGILLPNPAPDVNPAPPQVREPSTSVPMFAVPGATASGSGMNAAAKAGEKQPDTSDEPKKKKYAKEQWPGRKPLGLGSF; encoded by the exons ATGTCCAATCACTATGATATTCCATCTTG GGCCGGAAAGCCACCGACCGGTCTGCATCTGGATGTGATGAAGGAGGACAAGCTCGTCCAGAAGCTGATGATCGACGAAAAGCGATGCTACCTGTTCGGGCGTAATCCGCAGATGAACGACTTCTGCATCGACCATGCTTCCTGTTCGCGGGTCCACGCCGCCTTCGTCTACCACAAGCATCTTCACATCGCTTACCTAGTCGACCTCGGCAGCA CGCACGGCACGTTCATCGGTTCGGTCCGCCTGGAGGCCAACAAACCGACCCAGCTGCAGATCAACAGCCAGTTTAGCTTCGGTGCCTCCACCCGCCACTACATACTGCGCGAGCGGCCAACCGTCGGGTCGCGCACCAACATCATGGAGGACATACCGATGATGGACATCAGCGACGGCACCTTTCTCGGGTTGCCCGAAAGTCAAACCGAGCTCGAT AATCTAACCGAATACAACACGGCCCACAATCGGCGCATCTCGATGCTCGGCATCGCGGACGACGGTGGCAGTGTCGGTGGGGCGGGCGGTGCCGGCGGACCGGGCAGTACCGGCGGCAGCTCGTACAAGAAGAACAAGCGCAACAAGCGGAAAGGGGTCGCGTTCAACGAGGACGAAATCATCATCAACCCGGAAGACATCGATCCATCGATCGGCCGGTTCCGCAATCTCATCCAGTCCACCGTCGTGCCGGTGTCGGCCAAGCGTGCCAAGATGGAGGTGCAGAACAACATGGGCATTGTGACGTCACCATCGACCAGCGGCATGAAAGCCGGTGGGTTCCATCTGCACTCCCATCACCACGCGCTGACGGGCGGTGGTCACGGTCAGGCGCAGGGGAGCGCACCGCCCAGCCTTTACCACGGAATCGATCcggttgatggtggtggtggtggtgcgggaaGTAGTGGCGCAGGAGCCAGTTCGTCCTCCGATGGGCGTGGCTTCGGAAGCTTCGACATGGACACGACACCGAGCGGGCTGTCGACCAAGCTGGGCATACTGTTGCCAAATCCGGCACCGGACGTCAACCCGGCCCCGCCGCAGGTCCGTGAGCCGTCCACCTCGGTGCCGATGTTCGCCGTACCGGGTGCAACTGCGTCCGGTAGTGGCATGAACGCCGCTG CCAAAGCCGGGGAGAAGCAACCGGACACGTCGGATGagccgaagaagaagaagtatgcCAAGGAACAGTGGCCGGGCCGGAAGCCGCTCGGGTTGGGCAGCTTTTAA